CCCAAGAAGAGGCCGAACGGATGATTGAACTGGCCGGTGGAGCCGATCGCATATTGGAACGCGCGCAGTCGGCGTTCAAGGAGGGCGACTACCCATGGAGCGCGCAGCTCGCGGGCTATCTGATTCGTACGAAGACGAAGCTCCGAAAGGCCGTCGCACTCAAAGCCGACGCGCTGCGCGCCATGGCGTATGCGTCGGACAGTGGGAACGAACGCAACTACATGCTGACCCAGGCCCTCGCGATGGAGGGCAAGCTCGACACGTCGCGCGCCATGCGCGCACCGAAGCCCCTCGAATTGATGCGGATGCTCAACACCCGTGAGCTCTTCCGCCTGGTCGGACCCAATCTCGACCCCAAGCGCTGTCTGGAGGACGACCTGACCGTTGGTTTCGACTTTACCGATCTGGGCGAAGAGCACCGGTACACGGTACGGCGAGGCGTCGGCCACTATCGCGCCCGGAGCGGACCCGAACCCGCCGTTCGCGTGAAGCTATCTCGCGAAACCTTCGAACGCATTCTGGCGAACCGTCTTTCGTGGAGCGCTGCACTCGAACAAAGCAAAGCCGTCGTGAGCGGTCCAGCGGATCGCTTCGATCACTTCCTGTCGTTCTTCGACGGATGGTCGCAGAACTAGTTCCGGACAGGAGGAAACCTTCAGGAGGCGAGGCCTGGTCTGGCCGGGCTGTCGGCAGACGGTGTTCTCTTGGTGGGTCTGTTCGGAGATGCGTCAGGGGAGAGCGGGTAGCTTGTATCCGAACCCGCGTCCATGGCGTTGATGCTGCGATGCGGTGCGCTATTCCTGCTGCGGCATGGCGCGCAACACGAGTTCTTCCGTCGACGTCCAGTCGCAATACCGATTCGGATCGTCGCGCCTCCGAACTAGCGACTTCGGATCTCCGTACCCTTCTAGAGATCGAACCCGTTTTTTGCCGCGACCTCTGCGTACCAGCGTGCCGAGGCTTTCGGGATGCGCTCGAGTGTCTTGAAGTCGCAATGGACCAGGCCGAAGCGCTGTTCGTAGCCTTCGGCCCATTCGAAGTTGTCCAGAAAACTCCAGGCGTGATAGCCGCGCACCCGGGCACCGGCGTCGATCGCCCGCGCCACGCCGGACAGGTAACCCTTGTAGAACTCGATGCGCCGCTGGTCGTCATTGATGCCATTGGCGTCCGGTCCGTCTCCGTAAGAGCATCCGTTCTCGGTGACTTCGATGATCGGGGCGTCGTAGTCGCGGGTGACGCTCATGATCTGGTCGTGTAGCGAATCGGGCCAGACCTCCCAGCCGAAGTCCGTGCGCGGCCCGTCGTGACCACCGCCGGGCGAGCCGTCGGCAGCATTGAGGTTGCCGTCCTCGACGTGCGTGACGAGGCTGCGGTTGTAGAGGTTGATGCCCACGAAGTCGAAGTCCGCCCTTACTTCGTCCATGTCGCCGTCTTGAATGCCCATGGCTTCGGCCGGCAGGCCGTCGGGGAAGGCGTCGGGGTATTCGCCTTTCAGATTCGGATGAATGAACCAGCGATTGACGAAGGCGTCCCAGCGCTTTGTCGCCGAAGCATCCGCCGGCGAGTCGGTCAGCGGTTCGCACGGCGACATATTGTAGGCGTTCGAGACTTCGAAACTCGGATCGATCGACTTCAGTACCGCGAAGCTACGACCGGCCGCGCGGTTCACGGTGTGGGTTGCGCGCAGGAAGTCGTCGCGGTTACTGCGGCCCGGCGCGTGGATGCCGACC
This window of the bacterium genome carries:
- a CDS encoding beta-glucosidase: MPKIQFPEGFQWGTATASYQIEGAWKSDGKGESVWDRFAHTEGKIKNGDTGDIACDHYNRFREDVALMKQLNLNSYRFSLSWPRIQPQGQGAPNQKGLDFYSALVDELLGADIRPFVTLYHWDLPQALEDTGGWPERDLAERFSDYAEIVGRALGDRVKHWMIFNEPKVFTVMGYLVGIHAPGRSNRDDFLRATHTVNRAAGRSFAVLKSIDPSFEVSNAYNMSPCEPLTDSPADASATKRWDAFVNRWFIHPNLKGEYPDAFPDGLPAEAMGIQDGDMDEVRADFDFVGINLYNRSLVTHVEDGNLNAADGSPGGGHDGPRTDFGWEVWPDSLHDQIMSVTRDYDAPIIEVTENGCSYGDGPDANGINDDQRRIEFYKGYLSGVARAIDAGARVRGYHAWSFLDNFEWAEGYEQRFGLVHCDFKTLERIPKASARWYAEVAAKNGFDL